The proteins below are encoded in one region of Paraburkholderia aromaticivorans:
- the kdgD gene encoding 5-dehydro-4-deoxyglucarate dehydratase — translation MTTPQELKQIVSEGLLSFPVTDFDEQGDFRADTYAERLEWLAPYGASALFVAGGTGEFFSLTHNDYSNVVKTAAEVCKGKVPILAGAGGPTRVAIAYAQEAERHGANGILLMPHYLTEACQEGIAAHAEEVCKSVPNMGVIIYNRANSKLNADMLEGLAERCPNLIGFKDGVGEIENMVTIRRRLGDRFSYLGGLPTAEVYAAAYKALGVPVYSSAVFNFIPKTAMDFYRAIAADDHATVGKLIDEFFLPYLAIRNRRAGYAVSIVKAGAKLVGHSAGPVRAPLTDLTEEEMGKLDALIKTLGPQ, via the coding sequence ATGACGACACCGCAGGAACTCAAGCAGATCGTTTCCGAAGGCCTCCTGTCCTTCCCCGTTACCGACTTCGACGAACAAGGCGATTTCCGCGCCGACACCTATGCTGAGCGCCTCGAATGGCTCGCTCCTTACGGCGCGTCGGCGCTGTTCGTCGCCGGCGGCACGGGCGAATTCTTCTCGCTCACGCACAACGACTATTCGAACGTCGTGAAAACGGCTGCCGAAGTCTGCAAAGGCAAGGTGCCGATTCTCGCCGGCGCTGGCGGCCCGACGCGCGTCGCGATCGCCTATGCGCAGGAAGCCGAGCGTCATGGCGCGAACGGCATTCTGCTGATGCCGCATTACCTGACGGAAGCCTGCCAGGAAGGTATCGCCGCGCACGCGGAAGAAGTCTGCAAGTCCGTGCCGAACATGGGCGTGATCATCTACAACCGCGCGAACTCCAAGCTTAACGCCGATATGCTCGAAGGGCTGGCCGAGCGCTGCCCGAACCTGATCGGCTTCAAGGACGGCGTGGGCGAGATCGAAAACATGGTGACGATCCGCCGCCGCCTCGGCGACCGCTTCTCCTATCTCGGCGGCCTGCCGACCGCGGAAGTCTATGCCGCGGCCTACAAGGCGCTGGGCGTGCCGGTGTATTCGTCGGCGGTGTTCAACTTCATCCCGAAGACCGCGATGGACTTCTACCGCGCCATCGCCGCGGACGACCACGCGACCGTCGGCAAGCTGATCGACGAATTCTTCCTGCCGTATCTGGCGATCCGCAACCGTCGCGCAGGCTACGCGGTCAGCATCGTCAAGGCGGGCGCGAAGCTGGTCGGCCACAGCGCCGGTCCGGTCCGCGCACCGCTGACCGATCTGACGGAAGAAGAAATGGGCAAGCTGGACGCGCTCATCAAGACGCTCGGCCCGCAGTAA
- a CDS encoding MFS transporter: MEMSRTASAAHVAKRTRVRYGILLLIFLITTFNYADRATLSVTGSAMRAEFGFDAIRMGYIFSAFSWAYVLSQLPAGWLLDRFGARRVYAASIFFWSLFTLLQSSIGLLGSAAAAVTALFVLRFAMGAAESPAFPANAKVVASWFPTNERGTASAIFNSAQYFAAVIFTPLMAWLTHAFGWHMVYVVMGVMGLLLALTWLKVMKNPADHPRVSRAELEYIEQGGGVVDGQKKTRSTDKIENTGGWSLVRQLLSNRMLLGVYLAQYCINVLTYFFLTWFPIYLVQARGMTILQAGLVASLPAICGFSGGVLGGILSDGLIRRGHSLTIARKVPIVGGMLLSVCIIGCNYVSTDWVVVALMSLAFFGKGIGALGWAVVADTSPKEALGLSGAIFNMFGNVAGIVTPIVIGYLVAKTGSFNGALVFVGINALLTVFSYLVIVKDIKRVELRPS, encoded by the coding sequence ATGGAAATGAGCCGCACGGCGAGTGCCGCCCACGTCGCAAAGCGCACCCGAGTCCGCTATGGAATCCTGCTGCTGATCTTTCTGATCACGACCTTCAACTACGCGGACCGCGCCACGTTGTCGGTGACCGGCTCGGCCATGCGCGCCGAGTTTGGCTTCGACGCGATCCGCATGGGCTACATTTTCTCCGCGTTCAGTTGGGCCTACGTGTTGTCGCAACTGCCGGCTGGCTGGCTGCTGGACCGCTTCGGCGCGCGGCGCGTCTACGCAGCGAGCATTTTCTTCTGGTCACTCTTTACGCTGCTGCAAAGCTCCATCGGCTTGCTGGGCAGCGCGGCGGCCGCCGTCACCGCGCTGTTCGTGCTGCGCTTCGCGATGGGCGCGGCCGAATCGCCGGCGTTTCCGGCCAATGCCAAGGTGGTGGCGAGCTGGTTCCCGACCAACGAACGCGGCACGGCGTCGGCCATTTTCAATTCGGCGCAATACTTCGCCGCGGTCATCTTCACGCCGCTGATGGCGTGGCTTACCCACGCATTCGGCTGGCACATGGTCTATGTCGTGATGGGCGTGATGGGGCTTCTGCTCGCGCTCACCTGGCTGAAGGTCATGAAGAATCCCGCGGACCATCCGCGTGTTTCGCGCGCTGAACTGGAGTACATCGAACAGGGCGGCGGCGTGGTCGACGGGCAGAAGAAAACCCGCTCCACCGACAAGATCGAAAATACCGGCGGCTGGTCTCTGGTTCGCCAACTGCTCAGCAACCGCATGCTGCTCGGCGTCTATCTCGCGCAGTACTGCATCAACGTGTTGACCTACTTCTTCCTGACCTGGTTTCCGATCTACCTCGTGCAGGCGCGCGGCATGACCATCCTGCAAGCGGGTCTGGTCGCCTCGCTGCCGGCGATTTGCGGATTCTCCGGCGGCGTGCTCGGCGGCATTCTCTCCGACGGGCTGATCCGCCGTGGTCATTCGCTGACGATCGCGCGCAAGGTGCCGATCGTCGGCGGCATGCTGCTGTCGGTGTGCATCATCGGCTGCAATTATGTTTCCACCGATTGGGTCGTCGTCGCACTCATGTCGCTCGCGTTCTTCGGCAAAGGCATCGGCGCGCTCGGCTGGGCTGTCGTCGCCGATACATCGCCGAAGGAAGCGCTCGGCCTGTCCGGTGCGATCTTCAATATGTTCGGCAACGTCGCCGGCATCGTGACGCCGATCGTGATCGGCTATCTCGTGGCGAAGACCGGGTCGTTCAACGGCGCGCTGGTGTTCGTGGGCATCAACGCCCTGCTCACGGTGTTCAGCTATCTCGTGATCGTGAAAGACATCAAGCGGGTCGAACTGCGGCCGAGCTGA
- a CDS encoding FadR/GntR family transcriptional regulator: MATPLASAAPPRRARNLAEFVVSYVTEQIASNALKPGDKLPTESQLMVTLSVSRTVIREAISRLQAGKIIETRHGIGSFVLEPQREKLGIDMVPATTLRDVLSILELRISLETECAGLAAQRAKPDDLARMRAALDAIEATRHNGLDSVDADLQFHISVARATGNRYFVDILTQMGSALIPRNRLDSAGIARAEPDAYLSLVNLEHESILEAITRHDAEGARAAMRMHLSNSRERLRRANEAAEANS, translated from the coding sequence ATGGCTACACCACTGGCATCCGCGGCACCGCCACGACGCGCGCGTAATCTTGCCGAGTTCGTCGTCAGCTACGTGACCGAGCAAATTGCGTCCAACGCCTTGAAGCCCGGCGACAAACTGCCGACCGAATCGCAACTCATGGTCACGCTGAGCGTGAGCCGCACCGTCATCCGCGAGGCGATTTCGCGTTTGCAGGCGGGCAAGATCATCGAGACGCGGCACGGCATCGGCAGCTTCGTGCTGGAACCGCAGCGCGAAAAGCTGGGCATCGACATGGTGCCCGCCACCACCCTGCGCGACGTGTTGTCGATTTTGGAACTGCGCATCAGCCTGGAAACGGAATGCGCGGGTCTCGCCGCCCAGCGCGCCAAGCCGGACGACCTCGCGCGCATGCGCGCCGCGCTCGACGCGATCGAAGCCACGCGCCATAACGGGCTGGACAGTGTCGACGCCGATCTGCAGTTTCATATCTCAGTGGCGCGCGCCACCGGCAACCGCTATTTCGTCGACATCCTCACGCAAATGGGCAGCGCGCTGATTCCGCGTAACCGGCTCGACTCGGCGGGCATTGCGCGCGCGGAACCGGACGCGTATCTGTCGCTCGTCAATCTCGAGCATGAAAGCATTCTCGAAGCGATCACGCGCCACGACGCGGAAGGCGCGCGCGCGGCCATGCGCATGCATCTGTCCAATAGCCGCGAGCGTCTGCGGCGCGCCAACGAAGCCGCTGAGGCGAATAGCTGA
- a CDS encoding aldehyde dehydrogenase (NADP(+)): MLITGEMLIGRQAVRGEEKPLHAFNPATGSDIAEPVFGSGSVAVVGRACELAQQAFDPYRQLPLTVRAEFLERIADGITALGDALIERAHQESGLPKARLEGERGRTTGQLKLFAQVVRAGQWLAATLDSPLPERKPLPRSDLRMQKIPLGPVAVFGASNFPLAFSVAGGDTAAALAAGCPVVVKAHRAHLGTSEMVGRVIQRVAQEMDLPEGVFSMIVGAGNSVGEALVAHPAIKAVGFTGSRAGGTSLMRVAAARAEPIPVYAEMSSINPVFLLSNALAERGESIARGFVDSLVLGAGQFCTNPGLAIAVDSDTLERFIATASDALSGKPAQTMLTSGICAAYAEGEGKLATTKGVEAAARGVETSGPTQARAALFVTDAQTFLATPALEDEVFGPASTIVRCKDEQELLAVAEYFDGQLTATVQMDSADLPAAKKLVPILERKAGRILVNGFPTGVEVSHAMVHGGPFPATSDSRATSVGTTSIERFLRPVCYQDFPADLLPEALTDSNPLDLWRRRDGEIKRS; the protein is encoded by the coding sequence ATGTTGATTACCGGCGAAATGCTGATCGGCCGCCAAGCGGTGCGCGGCGAGGAAAAACCATTGCATGCGTTCAATCCTGCCACGGGATCCGATATCGCGGAGCCGGTTTTTGGCAGCGGCTCGGTGGCCGTCGTCGGACGGGCGTGTGAGTTGGCGCAGCAGGCGTTCGATCCGTACCGCCAACTGCCGCTCACGGTGCGCGCCGAGTTTCTCGAGCGTATCGCCGACGGCATCACGGCGTTGGGCGATGCGCTGATCGAACGGGCGCACCAGGAATCGGGTCTGCCGAAGGCGCGTCTCGAAGGCGAGCGCGGCCGTACCACCGGCCAGCTCAAGCTGTTCGCGCAAGTCGTGCGCGCCGGCCAGTGGCTCGCCGCCACGCTCGATTCGCCGCTGCCGGAGCGCAAGCCGCTGCCGCGCTCCGACCTGCGCATGCAGAAGATTCCGCTCGGCCCGGTCGCGGTGTTCGGCGCCAGCAATTTCCCGCTCGCGTTTTCGGTGGCGGGTGGCGACACGGCGGCGGCGCTCGCAGCCGGCTGCCCGGTGGTGGTGAAGGCGCATCGCGCTCACCTCGGCACCTCGGAGATGGTCGGCCGCGTGATCCAGCGTGTCGCGCAGGAAATGGACTTGCCTGAAGGTGTGTTCTCGATGATCGTCGGCGCGGGTAATTCCGTCGGCGAGGCGTTGGTCGCGCATCCGGCGATCAAGGCCGTTGGCTTCACCGGTTCGCGCGCGGGCGGCACGTCGCTGATGCGCGTCGCGGCGGCGCGTGCCGAGCCGATTCCGGTCTACGCGGAAATGAGCAGCATCAATCCGGTGTTCCTGCTGTCGAATGCGCTGGCTGAGCGTGGCGAGAGCATCGCGCGCGGCTTCGTCGATTCGCTGGTGCTCGGCGCCGGTCAGTTCTGTACCAATCCGGGTCTCGCGATTGCCGTCGACAGCGACACGCTCGAGCGTTTCATCGCCACCGCCTCCGACGCGCTGAGTGGCAAGCCCGCGCAAACCATGCTGACGTCCGGCATCTGCGCCGCTTACGCAGAAGGCGAGGGCAAGCTGGCGACGACGAAGGGCGTCGAGGCCGCGGCTCGCGGTGTCGAGACAAGCGGCCCGACCCAGGCGCGCGCCGCGTTGTTCGTGACCGATGCGCAGACGTTCCTCGCCACGCCCGCGCTGGAAGACGAGGTGTTCGGCCCGGCGTCGACCATCGTGCGTTGCAAGGACGAGCAGGAACTGCTCGCGGTCGCTGAGTACTTTGACGGCCAGTTGACCGCCACGGTGCAGATGGACAGCGCCGATCTGCCGGCGGCGAAAAAGCTGGTGCCGATTCTCGAACGCAAGGCCGGCCGGATTCTGGTGAACGGTTTCCCGACGGGCGTCGAGGTGTCGCACGCGATGGTGCACGGCGGCCCGTTCCCGGCTACATCTGATAGCCGCGCGACGTCGGTTGGCACGACGTCGATCGAGCGGTTCCTGCGTCCGGTGTGCTACCAGGATTTCCCGGCCGATCTGCTGCCGGAAGCGCTGACTGACAGCAACCCGCTGGACCTGTGGCGTCGTCGCGATGGCGAGATCAAGCGCAGCTAA
- the garL gene encoding 2-dehydro-3-deoxyglucarate aldolase has translation MPAVTPYQPLPNSFRRAVCGGETLIGCWASLASPIVTELLGIVGFDWMLLDAEHAPNDVLTLIPQLMALKDSASAPVVRPPANDSVFIKRLLDSGFSNFLVPFVESADDAARAVAATRYPPQGIRGVSVSHRGNHYATVADYFSVANDNVCVIVQIESRKAVDAIDEILAVDGVDAVFVGPSDLAAAYGQLGNPNHPDVQQAIARVFERAQAAGKPSGILAPVQADAERYISMGCRVVAVCADMGLLKGAAQTVQKHFMQKQAGQQ, from the coding sequence ATGCCAGCCGTTACACCTTACCAGCCCTTACCCAATAGTTTCCGCCGGGCAGTCTGCGGCGGTGAAACCCTGATCGGCTGCTGGGCGTCGCTCGCCAGCCCGATCGTCACCGAGCTGCTCGGCATTGTCGGTTTCGACTGGATGCTGCTGGATGCCGAGCACGCGCCGAACGACGTCCTCACGCTGATCCCCCAGTTGATGGCGCTCAAGGACAGCGCCAGCGCACCGGTCGTGCGGCCGCCCGCCAACGACAGCGTGTTCATCAAGCGGCTCCTCGACAGCGGCTTCTCGAATTTTCTGGTGCCGTTCGTGGAAAGCGCCGACGACGCAGCCCGCGCTGTCGCCGCTACGCGCTACCCGCCGCAGGGCATTCGCGGCGTGTCGGTAAGTCATCGCGGCAACCATTATGCGACCGTGGCCGATTACTTTAGCGTCGCCAACGACAACGTCTGCGTGATCGTGCAAATAGAAAGCCGTAAAGCCGTCGACGCGATCGACGAGATTCTCGCCGTCGACGGCGTGGACGCCGTGTTCGTCGGCCCCTCCGACCTTGCTGCCGCTTACGGCCAACTCGGCAACCCGAATCATCCCGACGTGCAACAGGCGATCGCGCGCGTGTTCGAACGCGCGCAGGCCGCGGGCAAGCCCAGCGGCATCCTCGCCCCGGTGCAGGCCGATGCGGAGCGCTATATCTCCATGGGCTGCCGCGTCGTCGCGGTGTGCGCGGATATGGGGCTGCTGAAAGGCGCCGCGCAGACGGTTCAAAAACACTTCATGCAGAAACAGGCGGGCCAGCAGTAA
- a CDS encoding 2-hydroxy-3-oxopropionate reductase, protein MQKAGFIGLGIMGKPMAANLLKNGVALAAFTRSGVPDDLVQAGAVACDSPAAVAAQADVIFIMVPDTPDVERVLFGEQGLASVLRAGQTVVDMSSISPMATREFAARVRESGAEYLDAPVSGGEVGAKAGSLTIMVGGETATFESVKPLFDMMGKNVTLIGGVGAGQVCKVANQVIVAATIEAVGEALLLASKAGVDPARVREALMGGFASSRILEVHGERMTKRTFDPGFRIELHQKDLNLALSTAQSLGVSLPNTATCQALFNACVAHGGKAWDHSAMVRALEFLADHEIGQKTA, encoded by the coding sequence ATGCAAAAAGCAGGCTTTATCGGACTCGGCATCATGGGCAAGCCCATGGCCGCCAACCTACTCAAGAACGGCGTCGCGCTGGCAGCGTTCACGCGCAGCGGCGTGCCCGACGATCTCGTCCAGGCGGGCGCCGTCGCGTGCGACAGCCCCGCCGCCGTGGCCGCGCAGGCCGACGTGATTTTCATCATGGTGCCGGATACGCCCGACGTCGAGCGCGTGCTGTTCGGCGAACAGGGTCTTGCGAGCGTATTGCGCGCGGGACAAACCGTGGTCGACATGAGCTCGATTTCGCCGATGGCCACGCGCGAGTTCGCGGCCCGCGTGCGCGAGAGCGGCGCGGAGTATCTGGATGCGCCGGTGTCGGGCGGCGAAGTCGGCGCCAAGGCGGGCTCGCTGACCATCATGGTGGGCGGCGAAACGGCGACCTTCGAGAGCGTCAAGCCGCTCTTCGACATGATGGGCAAGAACGTCACGTTGATTGGAGGCGTCGGCGCCGGCCAGGTGTGCAAGGTGGCCAACCAGGTGATCGTCGCAGCGACCATCGAGGCAGTCGGCGAGGCGCTGTTGCTCGCCTCCAAGGCCGGTGTCGATCCGGCGCGCGTGCGTGAGGCGCTGATGGGCGGCTTCGCGTCGTCGCGCATTCTCGAAGTGCACGGCGAACGCATGACCAAACGCACCTTCGATCCGGGCTTCCGCATTGAACTGCACCAGAAGGATCTGAACCTCGCGCTCTCGACCGCGCAATCGCTCGGCGTGTCCCTGCCGAATACCGCCACCTGCCAGGCGCTGTTCAACGCCTGCGTCGCGCACGGCGGCAAGGCGTGGGATCACTCGGCGATGGTGCGCGCGCTCGAATTCCTCGCCGATCACGAAATCGGCCAGAAAACCGCTTAA
- a CDS encoding glycoside hydrolase family 28 protein, giving the protein MATIDRTNGKRATSKTPGQAEPNSPARRAFIVLAGTSAGATLLGGLSACGGSVNGGTSAPPVVQDPIWGTSGAATQIIASLQGITQSMFAARDFVVTQYGAAPCAVVAATNPYTGSASVASPGSNLTNAAASFDSRPAFLAAIQACNAAGGGRVVVPAGTWYCAGPIVLLSNVNFHLSANCTIYFSPNPADYAKDGPVACGANGNLFYSRWQANDCLNYGSPVYARNQTNIALTGEDATSVLNGQAMTPFAGSGNTATCWWTFKGSNGAYGCVSSSTPSQAYLNPKNVDLKTAAPGISDTLYAQLTSPTTPWQEDQNYLPALSEAGVPVAQRVFGVGHYLRPCMVEFIGCTNVLMENYSTNNTPFWQHHPTDCKNVVIRGVTTNSIGPNNDGFDPDACNNVLCDSVTFNTGDDCIAIKSGKDLDTQYGPAQNHVIQNCVMNSGHGGITLGSEMGGGVQNIYARNLQMLNQNWATNPLNIAIRIKTNMNRGGFVKNFYVDTVTLPNGVSLKGAGYGSALLSGSPINATVPLGVVTASAANPSAAQGGLITFDCDYQPANDAIRIRPAVVQNVNISNVTASNVTLNGVTGSCFQAIVAQGPVAFDYNGAAPTPTIPPISGVMISNCNLGTAVSAGPASATTPGPIYAYNVNGITLSNVVIGATVYNTTVVDKR; this is encoded by the coding sequence GTGGCAACCATAGATAGAACCAACGGCAAGCGGGCAACATCGAAAACGCCCGGCCAGGCTGAACCGAATTCTCCCGCTCGCCGCGCGTTTATCGTGCTGGCGGGTACGTCAGCGGGGGCAACCCTGCTCGGTGGTTTGTCTGCATGCGGCGGTTCCGTCAACGGCGGCACATCCGCGCCGCCTGTCGTACAGGATCCGATCTGGGGAACCTCCGGCGCCGCGACGCAGATCATCGCGTCCTTGCAAGGCATCACCCAATCGATGTTCGCGGCACGCGATTTCGTGGTCACGCAGTACGGCGCCGCGCCGTGCGCCGTGGTCGCCGCAACCAATCCGTACACGGGCTCGGCATCGGTCGCGAGTCCCGGTTCGAACCTGACCAACGCAGCCGCTTCGTTCGACTCGCGCCCCGCGTTTCTCGCCGCCATCCAGGCCTGCAACGCGGCCGGCGGCGGACGCGTGGTCGTGCCGGCCGGCACATGGTATTGCGCCGGACCGATCGTGCTGCTGAGCAACGTGAACTTCCACCTCAGCGCGAACTGCACGATCTATTTCAGCCCGAACCCGGCGGACTACGCAAAGGACGGCCCGGTCGCCTGCGGCGCCAACGGCAATCTGTTCTATAGCCGCTGGCAGGCGAACGATTGCCTGAACTACGGCTCGCCGGTCTACGCACGCAACCAGACCAACATCGCCCTGACCGGCGAAGACGCGACCTCGGTGCTCAACGGGCAAGCCATGACGCCGTTCGCCGGCAGCGGCAACACCGCCACGTGTTGGTGGACCTTCAAGGGATCGAATGGCGCGTACGGTTGCGTGAGTTCGTCGACGCCGTCGCAGGCGTATCTCAATCCGAAGAACGTCGACCTGAAGACCGCCGCGCCCGGCATTTCCGACACGCTCTATGCGCAACTGACCAGTCCCACGACACCCTGGCAGGAGGACCAGAACTACCTGCCCGCACTCTCCGAAGCCGGCGTGCCGGTTGCGCAGCGAGTCTTCGGCGTCGGCCACTATCTGCGCCCGTGCATGGTCGAGTTCATCGGCTGCACGAATGTGTTGATGGAGAACTACAGCACGAACAACACGCCGTTCTGGCAGCATCATCCGACCGATTGCAAGAACGTCGTGATTCGCGGCGTGACGACCAACAGCATCGGCCCGAATAACGACGGCTTCGATCCCGACGCCTGCAACAACGTGTTGTGCGACAGCGTCACGTTCAACACCGGCGACGACTGCATTGCGATCAAGTCGGGCAAGGATCTGGATACGCAATACGGCCCCGCGCAGAATCACGTGATCCAGAACTGCGTCATGAACAGCGGCCACGGCGGCATCACGCTCGGCAGTGAAATGGGTGGCGGCGTGCAGAATATCTACGCCCGCAATCTGCAGATGCTGAATCAGAACTGGGCGACCAATCCGCTGAACATCGCGATTCGGATCAAGACGAATATGAATCGCGGCGGCTTCGTGAAGAACTTCTATGTCGATACCGTTACGCTACCGAACGGCGTCAGTCTGAAAGGCGCGGGCTACGGCAGCGCGTTGCTGAGCGGCAGCCCGATCAACGCCACGGTGCCGCTCGGCGTCGTGACGGCGAGCGCGGCCAATCCGTCGGCGGCACAGGGCGGCCTGATCACGTTCGACTGCGATTATCAACCGGCGAACGACGCCATTCGAATCCGGCCGGCGGTCGTGCAGAACGTGAACATTTCGAACGTGACGGCGAGCAACGTGACGCTCAACGGCGTGACCGGCTCGTGCTTTCAGGCGATCGTCGCTCAAGGCCCCGTCGCGTTCGACTACAACGGCGCGGCCCCGACGCCGACCATTCCGCCGATCAGCGGCGTGATGATCTCTAACTGCAATCTCGGCACGGCGGTCTCGGCCGGACCCGCGAGCGCGACCACGCCTGGGCCGATCTACGCGTACAACGTCAATGGCATTACGTTGAGTAACGTGGTGATTGGCGCGACGGTCTATAACACGACAGTCGTTGATAAGCGTTAA
- a CDS encoding MFS transporter, which translates to MKIKGIRWWMVSLVAAGLIINYLARNTLSVAAPTLMKDLHITTEQYAHVVVAWQLCYAFMQPVAGFLLDTVGTKIGFAAFALAWSLACAAAAWSTGWRSLAFFRGLLGIAEAAGIPAGVKATSEWFPAKERSVAIGWFNIGSSIGALLAPPLVVWALLRGEWQLAFVIVGVAGIVWSVLWMVLYKHPRNQKLLGDAERDYILSGQETKHSDAGAAKRSWIAMLGSRDFWAIGIPRMLSEPAWQTFNAWIPLYMMTERHMNLKEVALYAWMPFLAADIGCVLGGYLSPLFHKYAKVSLFTSRKMVFVVGALFMIGPACVGLVASPYVAVALLCVGGFAHQTLSGALYAITSDMFGKNEVATATGMGGMAGYLGAAAFTALFGVLVTQIGYSPLFVVLAVFDIIAAAVVCLLAKSADKTPEPHWTPTGAVVK; encoded by the coding sequence ATGAAAATCAAGGGCATCCGCTGGTGGATGGTCAGTCTGGTCGCGGCCGGGCTCATTATCAATTACCTCGCGCGCAATACGCTGTCAGTCGCGGCGCCGACGCTGATGAAAGACCTCCACATCACCACCGAGCAGTATGCGCACGTGGTCGTGGCGTGGCAGCTTTGCTATGCATTCATGCAGCCGGTCGCGGGCTTCCTGCTCGACACGGTCGGCACCAAGATCGGCTTTGCGGCGTTCGCGCTGGCATGGTCGCTGGCTTGCGCGGCGGCGGCGTGGTCGACGGGCTGGCGCAGCCTCGCGTTCTTCCGCGGCCTGCTCGGCATCGCCGAGGCGGCCGGCATTCCGGCCGGCGTCAAGGCGACGAGCGAGTGGTTCCCCGCCAAGGAGCGCTCGGTGGCGATCGGCTGGTTCAACATCGGCTCGTCGATCGGTGCGTTGCTAGCGCCGCCGCTGGTGGTGTGGGCGTTGCTGCGCGGCGAGTGGCAGTTGGCCTTCGTGATCGTCGGCGTGGCCGGGATTGTGTGGAGCGTGCTGTGGATGGTGCTCTACAAGCATCCGCGCAACCAGAAACTGTTGGGCGACGCTGAACGCGACTACATTCTCAGCGGCCAGGAAACGAAGCACAGCGACGCCGGCGCCGCCAAGCGCAGTTGGATCGCGATGCTCGGTAGCCGCGACTTCTGGGCGATCGGGATTCCGCGCATGCTCTCCGAACCGGCCTGGCAGACCTTCAACGCGTGGATTCCGCTGTACATGATGACCGAGCGTCACATGAACCTGAAGGAAGTCGCGCTGTATGCATGGATGCCGTTTCTGGCGGCCGACATTGGCTGCGTGCTGGGCGGCTATCTTAGCCCGCTGTTTCACAAGTACGCGAAGGTGTCGCTGTTCACGTCGCGCAAGATGGTGTTCGTGGTCGGCGCGTTGTTCATGATCGGACCGGCTTGCGTGGGCCTCGTGGCGAGTCCTTATGTGGCGGTGGCGCTGCTGTGCGTCGGCGGTTTTGCGCATCAAACCTTATCGGGTGCGCTGTACGCGATCACGTCCGATATGTTCGGCAAGAACGAAGTCGCTACCGCGACCGGCATGGGCGGCATGGCGGGCTATCTGGGCGCTGCTGCGTTCACGGCGCTGTTCGGCGTGCTGGTTACGCAGATCGGCTACAGTCCGCTGTTCGTGGTGCTGGCGGTGTTCGACATCATCGCGGCCGCTGTGGTGTGCCTGCTGGCGAAGAGCGCCGACAAGACGCCGGAGCCGCACTGGACGCCGACTGGCGCGGTGGTCAAGTGA
- a CDS encoding NAD-dependent epimerase/dehydratase family protein yields MKKIALSGAGGQLGSVVRAALIARGTPLRSAAGSKALVPLVEGEDVMHGDLRDPAVVDRLLEGVDVLIHFAGTSVERPLPEIIENNLRGLVEVYEGARRQGVKRIVFASSNHAIGMYPVTEHLSLDCELRPDGFYGLSKVWGEALARMYWDKHGIESVCVRIGSCLERPTEPRHLSTWFGHRDLLHFLDRCVEAENVGFLTIWGVSANTRSWWDNSGAERLGYQPTQDAEVYAEEILARPNPLDALGQRFQGGSFVGIDYSRDDAAPDGSAASATRPV; encoded by the coding sequence ATGAAGAAGATTGCTCTGAGTGGAGCCGGTGGCCAGCTAGGCTCGGTGGTGCGCGCGGCGTTGATCGCACGCGGCACGCCGTTGCGTTCGGCGGCGGGCTCGAAGGCCCTCGTGCCGCTCGTGGAAGGCGAGGACGTGATGCACGGCGACCTGCGCGATCCGGCGGTCGTGGATCGTCTGCTGGAAGGCGTCGACGTCCTGATCCATTTCGCGGGCACGAGCGTGGAGCGTCCGCTGCCCGAGATTATCGAAAACAATCTGCGCGGGCTCGTCGAAGTGTACGAAGGCGCGCGCCGGCAGGGCGTGAAGCGCATCGTGTTCGCGAGCTCCAATCACGCGATCGGCATGTATCCGGTCACCGAGCATCTCAGCCTCGACTGCGAACTGCGTCCGGACGGTTTCTACGGATTGAGCAAGGTGTGGGGCGAAGCGCTCGCCAGAATGTACTGGGACAAGCACGGCATCGAAAGTGTTTGCGTGCGCATCGGCAGTTGTCTCGAACGGCCGACCGAGCCCCGGCACCTGAGCACCTGGTTCGGTCATCGCGATCTGCTGCATTTCCTCGATCGCTGCGTCGAAGCGGAGAACGTAGGCTTCCTGACCATCTGGGGCGTGTCGGCCAACACCCGCAGCTGGTGGGACAACAGCGGCGCCGAACGTCTGGGCTATCAGCCGACGCAGGATGCCGAGGTCTACGCGGAAGAAATTCTCGCGCGACCGAATCCGCTCGACGCGCTGGGCCAGCGCTTCCAGGGCGGCAGCTTCGTGGGTATCGATTATTCGCGCGATGATGCCGCTCCGGACGGCTCGGCCGCTTCCGCTACGCGGCCTGTTTGA